The DNA window CGGATGGCGTTCTGGATCGTGGGACGGTTTTAGCAGCGACTTTCAAGATCCTGCTCCTTGGTATTTTCGCACGCTTGGCTCATGGATTGGTTTATATTCAGAACACGGCTTTATGCTCGATGAAACACGAGAACCGTTACATCCAGAAACGCGCAAGCCAGCATCCGCTATTTTTATTGGGAAATTAACAGCATCACCTCTACTGCGGTCTTAGTAGTTGTTCGTTAAAAAATGGTGGTTATCACCACCAGTACGTTGAACTAAAAACAGAAAAAAAATAGATATGCACTTACCCAAATATTATGCAGTGCTGGGAAAGGGAGAATATTTAACTATTAATGGGAAAAGGCGAGGAATTTGGGAATACCTAGAACAACAACCATCAGGCTGGCTATGTTCAGTAGCAGTAAGCCGGACTATGATACCGAGAAATTTACCGATTTTTTGGGATTGCGGCGCTGTAAAATATAGGAATGCAGAAATACCAGTTTTAGGAACAAATTTGGTAACACAAGCGTATGCAATTGCACAATACAAAAAGAATTCACCCCATCCTGGCGATCTTATTGCTGCACCAGATCATATCTTAATCCCCGGTTCAAATCTGCGTTTTCGGCGAAGATTCAACCAACATAGTGCTAAGGAGTTCTTAAACTTGGCGCAACAAGTATTACCGCAATGTATTCCCATTGCTGTTACTCACGGAATCACAACGCAGGAAAAAATAGAAACAGCCCGTAATCTATACGAAATGGGATACCCTGCTATAGCTATCGGAGGTATGGCAATCAACGCCAGCGATATCAAAGGAAACATCGCATCTGTGGCAGCAATTCGCGATCATTTGCCCAACTGTTATATCCACGTTTTCGGTCTTTGTTCTCCAGCTTATGCAAAAGCTTGGGCTGAAATTGGTATTGATTCATTTGACGGTTCTAGCTACTTACTACAAGCCTTTAAAGGTCGATTCTACAAAGCAAATGGAGGTCAAATAATTAAGTATATAGCAGCTTTACCTGGCTCTAAAATTACTATTCCTCTTTGTTATTGTCGCCCGTGTATCCAAATGCGCCACTATGGAATTGAAGCTAGAACCAGTGGTAATCGTTCTGCAAATTTAGCGAGGGTAGCACACAACTTGACTCAATTAATTTTAGCTCAAACCAACGCAATTATAAATCGCAGAATTGGCTTAATTGCCTGCGTTAGCAAAAAACGAAAGGAAACTTCACCAGCATCGGAATTATATATTTCTCAATGGTTTAAAGCGGCGAAGAAATACATTTTGTCAATGGAAATAGACTACTTTATACTCAGTGCCAAACACGGTATTCTTCATCCCACCCAGACAATAGAACCTTATGACCAGTCGCTATACCACCTATCCGCACTCGAACACCGCCAATGGTCGGAAATCGTCGTTAAACAGCTAATAGCGATCGCACCCCCACCAGCTGAGTTGATTATCCTTGCTGGAAAGCGCTACAGGCAAGGTATTGTGGAACCACTTCAAAAAGCTGGATACAATATCACAATACCCCTTCAAGGTCTTGGGATTGGCAAGCAACTGCAATGGTTAGCTGCTAACACTCCCGGAGAAAAACAGCTTTATCTATCTCTTTTCTCTTAACTCAAGATTCAGATCGTTTCTTAGGATTAAACACAGTTTCAATAGCGCGATCGACAATTTCTATTGCTTCTGAAGGATAATTTGATGTAGGAACTTTTCTCCCCGCTAATTTCGGTGGCTTAGTTCCATATTTTTCTAAGTAATAGTCATCTGCGAAACTCTGGATAAGTCTAATTTGTTCGGGGTTAGATTTAAGGTTCTTCTCCTTAATTCTTTCTGCTATCGTCCAATTCTTTTTGGGTTTAGAGTTATCTTTTAAAGCAGTCCGATCGGAAGCTGAATTACTATTTGAGCTACCATTTTTACTAGCATTCTCTTCTTGCAAAGGTTCTGTACTACTCTGGCTATTAATCGTTAATGAGTTCGATTCTTCGAGGTTTTCTTGAAAGTAATTTAGCAGAACTGAAATCACAGAACGATGCCACTTCACTTGAACCCCACTCCAAGAGTTTTTAGCTGATGTTGCTAGTAAACAAATACCGTGTTCTTTACCAGCCTCAGTTAAACTCCAAGTTCTTTTTACATCATTTCTTTCTTGATAACCAAGTTCTACTAATGCTTTATTAACTCGATCTGGTTTGATACTCTTGCCTAAGTTTTCTGTAATAATATTGGCTAATTCCGTAACTGTCATTCCCTCTTCCGTTATGGGAAAAGCAGATCCAATAGCGGACTTAGCGATTTCCGCCACTTCCTTTAGCTCTGGATACATAACGGCTAAAGAGTTAAACTTAAATTGGACGATCGCTACTTGATCTAACCCGGCATTCTCTAGCCAGCCGGATAGTTGATCGATCGTAGAGATAGCAGTAGTAATCTGTTCGGGAGAAGGCATAAAGCTATCAGCATTTTTTTACAGATTACTCCCAATAGGTGTTCGCAGTCTAGCTATTTATATTTAATAGGATTCTTGCAAACTAAAGCTAGATTTCAATTTCGTTAGACTTGTCAATTTCTACATAGTCCTCTGGTAGGATATTACTCTTCTCAGTTATTGCATCTAACCTCTGTGCTAGCGTTGACCAAAATTCTACATCTTCAGACAAAATACCTTGCGCCAAAATCAACTCTTCCCCGCGAACTCTTATTAATTCGCCTCTTCTAAAAGCAATTAGAGAAGAAATCGAGATATTTTCAGACTCACTGACAATTAGATCGTACAAGTCCCCAAGTCGAACGCGAGTATATTTATCTGTTTCTTCCACGCGCTCTGGAAAATGGTTTAATACGTAATCAAAAGCTTTTTGTACAGTTGGAAGAATAGATTCGGCTAGTTCTACTTGCTGAATATCCATTGCTGCTGACGAAGTTGCATCGTTGCGGAAATTATCTTCTGACAGATTAGAAGCAGCGAACTCTAACGTTGTGAAAGATATATCAGACTCCTGAGATTGTTCTTTGATAGTCGCACTCAATTTTTCAGCATCAGGGTAAGACAAAGCACTCTGCACTTCACCTTCTAGATTAACTCTTAACACAATGCGATCGCCTAAATTAGAAATCACCCTAATAGTTTCGCCATCCTCTAAAAATGCTGTCCAATCTTCTATGATATTGAGGTTACCTTGTTTTAATTTCTGATTGTTATTTAATAGAATATCGACTAACAGATTCTCCATTTCTAACCGATGCTTTTCTTCTACTTGGACTTTAGAATTTACACGCTCAGTTTCAATCTCGTCATTTGAATCAATATCAGACTCTAGCAGATTCAAAAGCTGTCTGCTCAAATGAGAAGAAGCATTTAGATCGTCCAAGTTTGATTCCCCGCCTTCCCTATTTTCTTGCTTTATTGTTTGATCGTCTAAAGATTCTTCCTGTGTAGACAGAGAATCTTTAGATGATCCATCCACTTTATCGATTGGATAATCTTCATTATCTACCCGTACCCAATTATCAATTAAACCTTGATTTTCATATAAATGTTCTCGTTTTAGAGAAGTTAAACCTTTTTGCTCTGGGATATGAACTTGCCGCTCTCGATCTTTGTTTAAATCTATAAAATAGGCTGCATTAGTTTTGAGT is part of the Phormidium ambiguum IAM M-71 genome and encodes:
- a CDS encoding DUF6884 domain-containing protein, encoding MHLPKYYAVLGKGEYLTINGKRRGIWEYLEQQPSGWLCSVAVSRTMIPRNLPIFWDCGAVKYRNAEIPVLGTNLVTQAYAIAQYKKNSPHPGDLIAAPDHILIPGSNLRFRRRFNQHSAKEFLNLAQQVLPQCIPIAVTHGITTQEKIETARNLYEMGYPAIAIGGMAINASDIKGNIASVAAIRDHLPNCYIHVFGLCSPAYAKAWAEIGIDSFDGSSYLLQAFKGRFYKANGGQIIKYIAALPGSKITIPLCYCRPCIQMRHYGIEARTSGNRSANLARVAHNLTQLILAQTNAIINRRIGLIACVSKKRKETSPASELYISQWFKAAKKYILSMEIDYFILSAKHGILHPTQTIEPYDQSLYHLSALEHRQWSEIVVKQLIAIAPPPAELIILAGKRYRQGIVEPLQKAGYNITIPLQGLGIGKQLQWLAANTPGEKQLYLSLFS